The following coding sequences lie in one Rissa tridactyla isolate bRisTri1 chromosome Z, bRisTri1.patW.cur.20221130, whole genome shotgun sequence genomic window:
- the KLF9 gene encoding LOW QUALITY PROTEIN: Krueppel-like factor 9 (The sequence of the model RefSeq protein was modified relative to this genomic sequence to represent the inferred CDS: inserted 2 bases in 1 codon) — protein sequence MSAVAYVDFVAAQCLVSISNRSAVPEAARLKVPGEGEAARELRDPRDAWKDYCALLAIAKSLLELNKYRPLPAPSVCSDSVESPDEDAGSDSDAATEPGSSPPRSPPPGPPPPPARXAGAAPKGKLAAEKRHKCPYSGCGKVYGKSSHLKAHYRVHTGERPFPCTWPDCLKKFSRSDELTRHYRTHTGEKQFRCPLCEKRFMRSDHLTKHARRHTEFHPSMIKRSKKSSSGSSL from the exons ATGTCGGCCGTCGCCTACGTGGACTTCGTGGCGGCGCAGTGCCTGGTCTCCATCTCCAACCGCTCCGCCGTGCCCGAGGCGGCCCGGCTGAAGGTGCCCGGTGAAGGGGAGGCGGCCCGGGAGCTGCGCGACCCCCGCGACGCCTGGAAGGACTACTGCGCCCTGCTGGCCATCGCCAAGAGCCTGCTGGAGCTGAACAAGTAccggccgctgcccgcccccTCCGTCTGCAGCGACAGCGTGGAGAGCCCCGACGAGGACGCCGGCTCCGACAGCGACGCGGCCACCGAGCCGGGCTCCagcccgccccgcagcccgccgccggggccgccccccccgcctgcgcg cgccggggccgccccgaaGGGGAAGCTGGCGGCCGAGAAGCGGCACAAGTGCCCCTACAGCGGCTGCGGCAAGGTCTACGGCAAGTCCTCCCACCTCAAGGCGCACTACCGGGTGCACACAG GCGAGCGACCGTTCCCCTGCACATGGCCCGACTGCCTTAAAAAGTTCTCCCGCTCCGACGAGCTCACCCGGCACTACCGAACCCACACCGGTGAGAAGCAGTTTCGGTGCCCCCTCTGCGAGAAGCGGTTCATGCGGAGCGACCACCTGACAAAGCACGCGCGTCGCCACACCGAGTTTCACCCCAGCATGATCAAGCGATCCAAAAAGTCCAGCTCTGGCAGCTCCTTGTGA